The following proteins come from a genomic window of Kitasatospora sp. NBC_01246:
- a CDS encoding MarR family transcriptional regulator, producing the protein MEGKPRPRATTEQAQYAMDRMIALAQFGQQDIAARLGLNVTDLTCLGFVIEAAMAGEPLAAGDLAERAQLTTGAVTGVLNRLEKSGYARREADPADRRRVRVVMEDSAQARILQVYGPMYERFGRLFADYTPDEIAVLADWFTRAKALMRESLDEIREG; encoded by the coding sequence GTGGAGGGCAAGCCGCGCCCGCGGGCGACGACCGAGCAGGCGCAGTACGCGATGGACCGGATGATCGCGCTCGCCCAGTTCGGACAGCAGGACATCGCCGCCCGGCTCGGGCTGAACGTCACCGACCTCACCTGCCTCGGCTTCGTCATCGAGGCGGCCATGGCCGGGGAGCCGCTCGCCGCCGGCGACCTCGCCGAGCGGGCGCAGCTCACCACCGGCGCGGTGACGGGCGTGCTCAACCGGCTGGAGAAGTCCGGGTACGCCCGCCGCGAGGCCGACCCGGCCGACCGCCGCCGGGTACGGGTGGTGATGGAGGACTCCGCGCAGGCCCGCATCCTCCAGGTCTACGGTCCGATGTACGAGCGGTTCGGCCGCCTGTTCGCCGACTACACCCCGGACGAGATCGCCGTGCTCGCGGACTGGTTCACCCGCGCCAAGGCCCTGATGCGGGAGTCGCTGGACGAGATCCGCGAAGGCTGA
- a CDS encoding MFS transporter: MKIGTAPGAAAPPRLRAGRAALTASFLLQGVTFALLVTCIPEIQDRYGLSDALLPVFLAAVPILAGVGSIVSEQLVRRAGARAVLRVVQPAVCLSLAGAGFGRTLWQLALALGAFGLLVGALDASMNMLGVGLQRRYGRSIMLGFHAAFSLGGILGTVVTGLGSHYHLGLPVLFGTAAVVIAPLAVLAGTRFAGPAELGDAVREAAEAAARSVPWRPLLPLCLAMAFAYIADASVSNYSVKYLTDGLGSAEDVAKLSYLGYMVAMLLGRALGDRAVQRWGAVPVVRGGAALAALGFAIAAAAPGAAAGIAGFTVLGFGICAIIPQVFAAGGRLLPDDSDAAVARLNLFNYVGFLIGSPLVGAIADASSYRWALLAPMLLVLAVLPLADRFAPAPALVPARA, translated from the coding sequence GTGAAGATCGGGACGGCGCCCGGTGCCGCGGCACCGCCACGGCTGCGGGCGGGCCGGGCCGCGCTCACCGCGAGCTTCCTGCTCCAGGGCGTCACCTTCGCGCTGCTGGTCACCTGCATCCCCGAGATCCAGGACCGGTACGGGCTGAGCGACGCGCTGCTGCCGGTCTTCCTGGCCGCCGTGCCGATCCTGGCCGGCGTCGGGTCGATCGTCTCCGAGCAGCTGGTGCGGCGGGCCGGCGCGCGGGCGGTGCTGCGGGTCGTCCAGCCCGCCGTCTGCCTCAGCCTGGCCGGCGCCGGGTTCGGCCGCACGCTCTGGCAACTCGCGCTCGCGCTCGGCGCGTTCGGCCTGCTGGTCGGCGCGCTGGACGCCAGTATGAACATGCTCGGGGTCGGCCTGCAGCGCCGCTACGGGCGCTCGATCATGCTCGGCTTCCACGCCGCGTTCAGCCTCGGCGGCATCCTCGGCACGGTGGTCACCGGCCTCGGTTCGCACTACCACCTCGGCCTGCCCGTGCTGTTCGGGACGGCCGCCGTGGTGATCGCCCCGCTCGCGGTGCTGGCCGGGACGCGGTTCGCCGGGCCCGCCGAGCTCGGTGACGCCGTCCGGGAGGCCGCCGAGGCCGCGGCCCGCAGCGTCCCGTGGCGGCCGCTGCTGCCGCTCTGCCTGGCGATGGCCTTCGCGTACATCGCCGACGCCTCGGTCTCCAACTACAGCGTCAAGTACCTCACCGACGGCCTGGGCAGCGCCGAGGACGTGGCGAAGCTGTCCTACCTCGGCTACATGGTGGCGATGCTGCTCGGCCGTGCGCTGGGGGACCGCGCGGTGCAGCGCTGGGGCGCCGTCCCGGTGGTCCGCGGCGGCGCCGCGCTGGCCGCGCTGGGCTTCGCGATCGCCGCCGCCGCGCCCGGTGCGGCCGCCGGCATCGCCGGGTTCACCGTGCTCGGCTTCGGGATCTGCGCGATCATCCCGCAGGTCTTCGCGGCCGGCGGGCGGCTCCTCCCGGACGACTCGGACGCCGCCGTGGCCCGGCTCAACCTCTTCAACTACGTGGGCTTCCTGATCGGTTCGCCGCTGGTGGGCGCGATCGCCGACGCCAGTTCGTACCGCTGGGCGCTGCTCGCCCCGATGCTCCTGGTGCTCGCCGTCCTCCCGCTGGCCGACCGCTTCGCCCCCGCCCCGGCGCTCGTCCCGGCGCGGGCCTGA
- a CDS encoding HAD family hydrolase — translation MAYDLVIFDNDGVLVDSEPLSNRLLAEYLTELGYPTTIEDSYRDFMGTAAHRIHDVIAERHDGAKLPEGFDELFHGRVFAAFDAELTAVRGAETLLKELGQRSVPFCLASSAHHAWIRTALDVTGLRGYFAEERIFSAQDVGVGKPAPDLFLHAARALGVDPARCLVLEDSVNGVLAARAAGMDVYGYTALTDPARLTAAGATGLIGDLAEAAALLG, via the coding sequence ATGGCCTACGACCTGGTGATCTTCGACAACGACGGCGTGCTGGTGGACAGCGAGCCGCTCTCCAACCGGTTGCTCGCCGAGTACCTCACCGAACTCGGCTACCCGACCACGATCGAGGACTCCTACCGGGACTTCATGGGCACCGCGGCCCACCGGATCCACGACGTGATCGCCGAGCGGCACGACGGCGCGAAGCTGCCGGAGGGCTTCGACGAGCTGTTCCACGGCCGGGTGTTCGCCGCCTTCGACGCCGAACTCACCGCCGTGCGGGGCGCGGAGACGCTGCTGAAGGAGCTCGGGCAGCGCTCCGTGCCGTTCTGCCTGGCCTCCTCGGCGCACCACGCGTGGATCCGCACCGCCCTCGACGTCACCGGTCTGCGCGGGTACTTCGCCGAGGAGCGGATCTTCAGCGCGCAGGACGTCGGCGTGGGCAAGCCGGCCCCCGACCTCTTCCTGCACGCCGCCCGCGCCCTCGGCGTCGACCCGGCCCGCTGCCTGGTGCTGGAGGACAGCGTCAACGGCGTGCTGGCCGCCCGGGCGGCCGGGATGGACGTCTACGGCTACACGGCGCTCACCGACCCGGCGCGGCTGACGGCGGCGGGCGCCACCGGGCTGATCGGGGACCTCGCCGAGGCCGCCGCGCTGCTCGGCTGA
- the proC gene encoding pyrroline-5-carboxylate reductase, translating into MGSGAAHGQKIAFLGTGKIGEALLSGLLRAGKDPADVLVTARRPERAAELAAKYGVGVVANHEAAKLADTLILAVKPQDMGTLLDELAPHVGADRLVISAAAGIPTAWFEERLAPGTPVVRVMPNTPVLVDEGMSVISGGSHATEAHLERAEEIFRSVGKALRLPESQQDAATALSGSGPAYFYFLVEAMTDAGILLGLPRHVAHDLIVQSAIGASVMLRDSGEHPVKLREAVTSPAGTTIAAIRELENHGVRAALLGALEAARDRSRELASGGR; encoded by the coding sequence ATGGGCAGCGGCGCGGCGCACGGGCAGAAGATCGCCTTCCTCGGGACGGGCAAGATCGGGGAGGCCCTGCTCTCCGGTCTGCTGCGGGCCGGCAAGGACCCGGCGGACGTCCTGGTGACCGCCCGCCGGCCGGAGCGGGCCGCCGAGCTGGCCGCGAAGTACGGCGTCGGCGTGGTGGCCAACCACGAGGCCGCCAAGCTCGCCGACACCCTGATCCTCGCGGTGAAGCCGCAGGACATGGGCACCCTGCTGGACGAACTGGCGCCGCACGTCGGCGCGGACCGGCTGGTCATCTCGGCCGCGGCCGGCATCCCCACCGCCTGGTTCGAGGAGCGGCTGGCGCCCGGTACCCCGGTGGTCCGGGTGATGCCCAACACGCCCGTCCTGGTGGACGAGGGCATGAGCGTGATCTCCGGCGGCTCGCACGCGACCGAGGCGCACCTGGAGCGGGCCGAGGAGATCTTCCGCTCGGTCGGCAAGGCGCTGCGGCTGCCGGAGTCCCAGCAGGACGCGGCGACCGCGCTCTCCGGTTCGGGCCCGGCGTACTTCTACTTCCTGGTCGAGGCGATGACGGACGCCGGCATCCTGCTCGGCCTGCCCCGGCACGTGGCGCACGACCTGATCGTGCAGTCCGCGATCGGCGCCTCGGTGATGCTGCGGGACTCCGGCGAGCACCCGGTGAAGCTGCGCGAGGCGGTCACCTCGCCGGCCGGCACCACCATCGCGGCCATCCGCGAGCTGGAGAACCACGGGGTGCGGGCCGCGCTGCTGGGCGCCCTGGAGGCGGCCCGGGACCGCTCCCGGGAGCTGGCCTCCGGCGGCCGGTAG
- a CDS encoding SCO2583/SCO2584 N-terminal domain-containing protein, giving the protein MPIAEDPEPRPSEGRAPDGADPSGAGGKDPFADLVLDEEFVRGAAVKEPAGRTRMLSARWQHTPPVDPGGRRSVNDGPRKAGRFGRAPKAVDPWGNARPRPRWQAPLYVLLTVVVLLGALNVDGVRSWFSTTFGAAPDRSGTSAAPVAPETARPTGAPSPVDEEQPTVDRPWAGSPAKDWPTTMDAFDLPQAPGAIGVFGAEQVAAQVKLVKDYLAAANLDPKVIAGGRPDAALAMLERESRDKLETALARPSKEDDPTSAFDRFDPREAVQVADGVRLQGRISVEGDGEKGVVVHTDFTYVYALRPGPEAAQRATAQRPTPGAPAQSPRSAPPAPPAPGDGAVKPVGLLLPVADVPGDTRTARTIVRKTEDFRFYDPGKYQNNPKKINFGKRRSEVGNTACEVYDGFLHPRFPQFAQPDPERTGPATDPYDRSKELTARGECGTITRS; this is encoded by the coding sequence ATGCCGATAGCCGAAGATCCAGAACCGCGCCCGTCCGAGGGCCGGGCCCCGGACGGGGCGGACCCGTCCGGAGCGGGCGGGAAGGACCCGTTCGCCGACCTCGTCCTGGACGAGGAGTTCGTCCGCGGGGCCGCCGTCAAGGAGCCCGCCGGCCGCACCCGGATGCTCTCCGCCCGGTGGCAGCACACCCCGCCGGTCGACCCGGGCGGCCGGCGCTCGGTGAACGACGGCCCGAGGAAGGCCGGGCGCTTCGGGCGCGCCCCGAAAGCGGTCGACCCCTGGGGCAACGCCCGCCCGCGGCCGCGGTGGCAGGCACCGCTGTACGTGCTGCTGACGGTGGTCGTGCTGCTGGGCGCGCTCAACGTCGACGGCGTGCGCTCCTGGTTCTCGACGACCTTCGGCGCCGCCCCGGACCGGTCCGGCACGTCCGCCGCGCCGGTCGCCCCGGAGACCGCGCGGCCGACCGGCGCGCCCTCACCGGTCGACGAGGAGCAGCCCACCGTCGACCGCCCGTGGGCCGGCTCCCCCGCCAAGGACTGGCCGACCACGATGGACGCCTTCGACCTGCCGCAGGCCCCCGGCGCCATCGGGGTGTTCGGCGCCGAGCAGGTGGCCGCCCAGGTCAAGCTGGTGAAGGACTACCTGGCGGCGGCCAACCTGGATCCGAAGGTGATCGCGGGCGGCCGGCCGGACGCCGCGCTGGCGATGCTGGAGCGGGAGAGCCGGGACAAGCTGGAGACCGCGCTGGCCCGCCCCAGCAAGGAGGACGACCCCACCTCGGCGTTCGACCGCTTCGATCCGCGCGAGGCGGTCCAGGTGGCCGACGGGGTCAGGCTGCAGGGCCGGATCAGCGTCGAGGGCGACGGCGAGAAGGGGGTGGTGGTGCACACCGACTTCACCTACGTCTACGCGCTGCGTCCCGGCCCGGAGGCGGCCCAGCGCGCCACGGCCCAGCGGCCGACGCCGGGCGCCCCGGCGCAGTCCCCGCGGTCGGCGCCGCCCGCGCCGCCCGCGCCCGGGGACGGCGCGGTCAAGCCGGTCGGCCTGCTACTCCCGGTGGCCGACGTCCCCGGGGACACCCGGACCGCCCGCACCATCGTGCGCAAGACGGAGGACTTCCGGTTCTACGACCCGGGCAAGTACCAGAACAACCCGAAGAAGATCAACTTCGGCAAGCGCCGGTCCGAGGTCGGCAACACCGCCTGCGAGGTCTACGACGGCTTCCTCCACCCCCGGTTCCCCCAGTTCGCCCAACCTGACCCGGAGCGGACCGGACCGGCCACCGACCCGTACGACCGCTCCAAGGAGCTGACCGCGCGGGGCGAGTGCGGCACGATCACTCGCAGCTGA
- the ilvD gene encoding dihydroxy-acid dehydratase, with translation MPELKSRTVTHGRNMAGARALLRAAGVAREDFGKPIIAVANSFTEFVPGHTHLQPVGRIVSEAIKQAGGIPREFNTIAVDDGIAMGHGGMLYSLPSRDLIADSVEYMVNAHCADALICISNCDKITPGMLMAALRLNIPTVFVSGGPMEAGKATLVDGTVRRLDLVDAISQAVNENVSDEDIAIIEENACPTCGSCSGMFTANSMNCLTEAIGLSLPGNGSVLATHTARRALYEKAGRTVVEITNRHYQQDDYSVLPRSIATRSAFENAMALDIAMGGSTNTILHLLAAAQEAELDFDLRAIDAVSRRVPCLSKVAPNGSYYMEDVHRAGGIPAILGELYRGGMLHEDVTTVHSDSLAEWLKTWDVRGGSPSAEAVELWHAAPGCVRSAEAFSQSERWESLDTDAANGCIRSVEHAYSVEGGLAVLYGNLAEDGCIVKTAGVDESIWTFSGPAVVVESQEDAVDAILTKRIKEGDVVVIRYEGPKGGPGMQEMLYPTSFLKGRGLGKACALVTDGRFSGGTSGLSIGHASPEAASGGTIALVEDGDIVAIDIPGRTISLEVPAEVLHERRLKLEAGGGYRPKNRERQVSQALRAYAAMATSADKGAVRDVSKLG, from the coding sequence GTGCCCGAGCTGAAGTCCCGTACGGTCACCCACGGTCGCAACATGGCAGGCGCCCGGGCGCTTCTCCGGGCCGCCGGCGTAGCCCGCGAGGACTTCGGCAAGCCGATCATCGCGGTCGCCAACTCCTTCACCGAGTTCGTCCCCGGGCACACCCACCTCCAGCCGGTCGGCCGGATCGTCTCCGAGGCGATCAAGCAGGCGGGCGGCATCCCGCGCGAGTTCAACACCATCGCGGTGGACGACGGCATCGCGATGGGCCACGGCGGCATGCTCTACTCGCTGCCCTCGCGCGACCTGATCGCCGACTCGGTGGAGTACATGGTCAACGCGCACTGCGCGGACGCCCTGATCTGCATCTCCAACTGCGACAAGATCACCCCGGGCATGCTGATGGCCGCCCTGCGCCTCAACATCCCGACCGTCTTCGTCTCCGGCGGCCCGATGGAGGCCGGCAAGGCCACCCTGGTCGACGGCACCGTGCGCAGGCTGGACCTGGTCGACGCGATCTCCCAGGCGGTCAACGAGAACGTCTCCGACGAGGACATCGCGATCATCGAGGAGAACGCCTGCCCGACCTGCGGGTCCTGCTCGGGCATGTTCACCGCCAACTCGATGAACTGCCTGACCGAGGCGATCGGCCTCTCGCTGCCCGGCAACGGCTCGGTGCTCGCCACCCACACCGCCCGCCGGGCGCTGTACGAGAAGGCCGGGCGGACCGTCGTCGAGATCACCAACCGGCACTACCAGCAGGACGACTACAGCGTCCTGCCCCGCTCGATCGCCACCCGGTCCGCGTTCGAGAACGCCATGGCGCTGGACATCGCGATGGGCGGCTCGACCAACACCATCCTGCACCTGCTCGCCGCCGCCCAGGAGGCCGAGCTGGACTTCGACCTGCGGGCCATCGACGCGGTCTCCCGCCGGGTGCCCTGCCTCTCCAAGGTCGCGCCCAACGGCTCGTACTACATGGAGGACGTCCACCGGGCCGGCGGCATCCCCGCCATCCTCGGCGAGCTCTACCGCGGCGGCATGCTCCACGAGGACGTGACCACCGTCCACTCCGACTCGCTCGCCGAGTGGCTGAAGACCTGGGACGTCCGCGGCGGCTCGCCGTCCGCCGAGGCCGTCGAGCTCTGGCACGCCGCCCCCGGCTGCGTCCGCTCCGCCGAGGCCTTCTCCCAGTCCGAGCGCTGGGAGTCGCTGGACACCGACGCCGCCAACGGCTGCATCCGCAGCGTCGAGCACGCCTACTCGGTCGAGGGCGGCCTGGCCGTGCTGTACGGCAACCTCGCCGAGGACGGCTGCATCGTGAAGACCGCCGGTGTCGACGAGTCGATCTGGACCTTCAGCGGCCCCGCGGTCGTCGTCGAGTCCCAGGAGGACGCCGTCGACGCGATCCTCACCAAGCGGATCAAGGAGGGCGACGTCGTCGTCATCCGCTACGAGGGCCCCAAGGGCGGCCCCGGCATGCAGGAGATGCTCTACCCGACCTCGTTCCTCAAGGGCCGGGGGCTCGGCAAGGCCTGCGCCCTGGTCACCGACGGCCGCTTCTCCGGCGGCACCTCGGGCCTGTCGATCGGCCACGCCTCCCCGGAGGCCGCCTCCGGCGGCACCATCGCGCTGGTCGAGGACGGCGACATCGTCGCCATCGACATCCCCGGCCGGACGATCTCGCTGGAGGTCCCCGCCGAGGTGCTGCACGAGCGCCGGCTGAAGCTGGAGGCCGGGGGCGGCTACCGGCCGAAGAACCGCGAGCGCCAGGTCAGCCAGGCGCTGCGGGCCTACGCCGCGATGGCCACCTCCGCCGACAAGGGCGCCGTCCGCGACGTCTCCAAGCTCGGCTGA
- a CDS encoding class I SAM-dependent methyltransferase yields the protein MTDSTDYRRLAGSFGGVAAEYDRARPSYPDELFDALERLAGRTLKGARVLDVGAGTGIATRLLAGRGADVIAVEPTPGMGAQFLTSSPGLPLVRGDGDDLPFHDGSADFVTYAQAFHWTHPERSVPEAIRVLRPGGALATWWNVKDSGVAWVAAMGERLAKALTGTYHGYGAVNEIVSHLAPHDLRIGTATLRWERRVTVDHVITDLVSRSYLASLAPEERAPLLAVEREALLAEFPDGWVVEPYVLDLTVARTPDATA from the coding sequence ATGACGGACAGCACGGACTACCGGCGGCTCGCCGGCTCGTTCGGCGGGGTGGCCGCCGAGTACGACCGGGCCCGTCCCTCGTACCCCGACGAGCTCTTCGACGCGCTGGAGCGCCTGGCCGGCCGCACCCTGAAGGGCGCCCGGGTGCTGGACGTCGGCGCCGGTACCGGTATCGCCACCCGGCTGCTGGCCGGCCGCGGCGCGGACGTGATCGCCGTCGAGCCGACCCCCGGCATGGGCGCCCAGTTCCTCACCTCCTCGCCGGGCCTGCCGCTGGTCCGGGGCGACGGCGACGACCTGCCCTTCCACGACGGCTCGGCCGACTTCGTCACCTACGCCCAGGCCTTCCACTGGACGCACCCCGAGCGGTCCGTGCCCGAGGCGATCCGGGTGCTGCGCCCCGGCGGCGCGCTCGCGACCTGGTGGAACGTGAAGGACAGCGGCGTCGCCTGGGTGGCGGCGATGGGCGAGCGGCTCGCCAAGGCGCTCACCGGGACGTACCACGGCTACGGCGCGGTCAACGAGATCGTCTCGCACCTCGCCCCCCACGACCTGCGGATCGGCACCGCCACGCTGCGCTGGGAGCGCCGGGTCACCGTCGACCACGTGATCACCGACCTGGTCTCGCGCTCCTACCTGGCCTCCCTCGCCCCCGAGGAGCGGGCGCCGCTGCTGGCCGTCGAGCGCGAGGCGCTGCTGGCGGAGTTCCCGGACGGCTGGGTGGTCGAGCCGTACGTCCTGGACCTCACCGTGGCCCGGACCCCGGACGCCACGGCCTGA
- a CDS encoding sugar phosphate isomerase/epimerase family protein, with amino-acid sequence MCIPDTKVALSTASVYPANTAIAFELAERLGYDGVEVMVWNDPVSQDIEALRRLSDAHRMPILAVHAPCLLITQRVWTSDPWTKLVRARAAAEKLGASAVVVHPPFRWQRQYARDFVEGINRMAGETDVRFAVENMYPWRYRDREMLAYAPGWDVTEEEYRHFTIDLSHAATSRIDALAMVDRMGDRLAHIHLADGSGSGKDEHLIPGRGKQPCAELLEHLARTGFDGHVVLEVNTRRSASPAEREADLAEALAFTRLHLATPARVR; translated from the coding sequence CTGTGCATCCCCGACACCAAGGTCGCCCTCTCCACCGCCTCGGTCTACCCGGCCAACACCGCCATCGCCTTCGAGCTGGCCGAGCGGCTCGGCTACGACGGCGTCGAGGTGATGGTCTGGAACGACCCGGTCAGCCAGGACATCGAGGCGCTGCGCCGGCTCTCCGACGCCCACCGGATGCCGATCCTGGCCGTGCACGCGCCCTGCCTGCTGATCACCCAGCGGGTCTGGACCAGCGACCCGTGGACCAAGCTCGTCCGGGCCCGCGCGGCGGCCGAGAAGCTCGGCGCGAGCGCCGTCGTCGTCCACCCGCCGTTCCGCTGGCAGCGCCAGTACGCCCGGGACTTCGTCGAGGGCATCAACCGGATGGCGGGCGAGACCGACGTCCGCTTCGCCGTCGAGAACATGTACCCCTGGCGTTACCGCGACCGCGAGATGCTGGCCTACGCACCCGGCTGGGACGTCACCGAGGAGGAGTACCGGCACTTCACCATCGACCTCTCGCACGCCGCGACCTCCCGGATCGACGCGCTCGCCATGGTCGACCGGATGGGCGACCGGCTCGCGCACATCCACCTGGCCGACGGCAGCGGCTCCGGCAAGGACGAGCACCTGATCCCCGGCCGGGGCAAGCAGCCCTGCGCCGAACTGCTGGAGCACCTCGCCCGGACCGGCTTCGACGGCCACGTGGTGCTGGAGGTCAACACCCGGCGCTCCGCGTCCCCCGCCGAACGCGAGGCCGACCTCGCCGAGGCGCTCGCCTTCACCCGTCTGCACCTGGCCACCCCCGCCCGGGTACGCTGA
- a CDS encoding Ppx/GppA phosphatase family protein, which translates to MRLGVLDVGSNTVHFLVVDAHPGAAPVPAYSHKAELRLAELLDDRGAISEPGVAKLVGMVASSLRVAEDKGVLDILPFATSAVREAANGEEVLRRVAEETGVELRVLSGQDEARLTFLAVRRWFGWSSGRLLNLDIGGGSLEIACGLDEQPDVACSLPLGAGRLTGRWLPGDVADPEGLRELRRHIRAEMATVVGEIARLGSPDHAVATSKTFKQLARMTGAAPADAGPYADRRLTRSNLSAWLPRLSAMTVAERAQIPGVSEGRAKQLLAGALVADAAMDLFGLDELDICPWALREGIILRRLDTMDGAVDRRRPALAT; encoded by the coding sequence ATGCGACTCGGTGTTCTCGACGTAGGTTCCAACACGGTCCACTTCCTCGTGGTGGACGCGCACCCCGGTGCCGCCCCCGTCCCCGCCTACTCCCACAAGGCGGAGCTGCGGCTCGCCGAACTCCTCGACGACCGGGGCGCGATAAGTGAGCCCGGGGTGGCGAAGCTGGTCGGCATGGTCGCCTCCTCGCTGCGGGTCGCCGAGGACAAGGGCGTGCTCGACATCCTGCCGTTCGCCACCTCCGCCGTCCGGGAGGCCGCCAACGGCGAGGAGGTGCTGCGCCGGGTCGCCGAGGAGACCGGGGTCGAACTGCGGGTGCTCTCCGGGCAGGACGAGGCGCGGCTCACCTTCCTCGCCGTCCGCCGCTGGTTCGGCTGGTCCTCCGGCCGGCTGCTCAACCTGGACATCGGCGGTGGCTCGCTGGAGATCGCCTGCGGGCTGGACGAGCAGCCCGACGTGGCCTGTTCGCTGCCGCTGGGCGCCGGCCGGCTCACCGGCCGCTGGCTGCCCGGGGACGTCGCCGACCCGGAGGGCCTGCGCGAGCTCAGACGCCACATCCGGGCCGAGATGGCCACCGTCGTCGGCGAGATCGCCCGGCTGGGCTCCCCCGACCACGCGGTCGCCACCTCCAAGACCTTCAAGCAGCTCGCCCGGATGACCGGCGCGGCCCCCGCCGACGCCGGCCCGTACGCCGACCGCCGGCTGACCCGCAGCAACCTCTCCGCCTGGCTGCCCCGGCTCTCCGCGATGACCGTCGCCGAGCGGGCGCAGATCCCCGGTGTCTCCGAGGGCCGCGCCAAGCAACTGCTGGCCGGCGCCCTGGTCGCCGACGCCGCGATGGACCTCTTCGGCCTGGACGAGCTCGACATCTGCCCGTGGGCGCTGCGCGAGGGCATCATCCTGCGCCGCCTGGACACCATGGACGGCGCGGTCGACCGCCGCCGGCCCGCGCTCGCCACCTGA
- a CDS encoding glycerophosphodiester phosphodiesterase: MTASPRTAHAAVLAALAVLAGGCAPAPELRARPVAAERSCDAPTVIGHRGAPLDAPENTMGSFETALDQGADWLETDVQTTRDGVPVLMHDPTVDRTTDGHGAVADLTAAQVAELRVTVGPGPAEAVPTLEHLLKRLAGSPVTLLMEIKWQRAEDVARIARIAAGSGARVYLYSFSAEHLRQAHAAAPALPVVLIQGASLADDPGDLPLHGIALEGALATADRIAAERAAGREVYVWTLDDEASWQLMTDRDADGLITNAPGRARRWADAGCRTLHPTAPQGTHGP; the protein is encoded by the coding sequence GTGACCGCCTCGCCCCGCACCGCCCACGCGGCCGTCCTCGCCGCCCTCGCGGTGCTGGCCGGCGGCTGCGCCCCCGCCCCCGAGCTCCGCGCCCGTCCGGTCGCGGCCGAGCGGAGCTGCGACGCCCCGACGGTGATCGGCCACCGGGGCGCCCCGCTCGACGCCCCCGAGAACACCATGGGCTCCTTCGAGACGGCCCTCGACCAGGGCGCCGACTGGCTGGAGACCGACGTCCAGACCACCCGGGACGGCGTGCCGGTCCTGATGCACGACCCCACCGTGGACCGCACCACCGACGGCCACGGCGCCGTCGCGGACCTGACCGCCGCTCAGGTCGCCGAGCTGCGGGTGACCGTCGGCCCCGGCCCGGCCGAGGCCGTGCCGACGCTGGAGCACCTGCTGAAGCGGCTCGCCGGCAGCCCCGTGACGCTGCTGATGGAGATCAAGTGGCAGCGGGCCGAGGACGTCGCCCGGATCGCCCGGATCGCCGCCGGCAGCGGCGCCCGGGTCTACCTGTACTCGTTCTCCGCCGAGCACCTGCGCCAGGCCCACGCCGCCGCCCCCGCCCTGCCGGTGGTCCTCATCCAGGGCGCCTCGCTCGCCGACGACCCCGGTGACCTGCCGCTGCACGGCATCGCCCTGGAGGGGGCGCTGGCCACCGCCGACCGGATCGCCGCCGAGCGCGCGGCCGGCCGCGAGGTCTACGTCTGGACGCTGGACGACGAGGCGTCCTGGCAGCTGATGACCGACCGGGACGCCGACGGCCTGATCACCAACGCCCCCGGCCGGGCCCGCCGCTGGGCCGACGCCGGCTGCCGCACCCTCCACCCGACCGCGCCGCAGGGCACTCACGGGCCCTGA